Proteins found in one Flavobacterium channae genomic segment:
- a CDS encoding isochorismate synthase — MQIFEKIQHLLSSQNPFVCYVKPNENVWNLLIQQTEEIVAFSGQSGFTFVPFNDGVSISFPFEKSEILQGNIEFVDKKNVEEFTSESNQKAAFENLVAKGVAAIQNHEFDKVVLSRKIVLKEQISIVASFENLITTYPTAFRYLFFHPKVGLWMGATPEQLVKINQNQFETVALAGTQLYAENVIWEAKEIEEQQFVTDYIVSKVKDKVNQYTVSDAKTVKAGNLVHLKSYISGEIKDDFKANNLVEALHPTPAVCGLPKENAIDFILKNEGYNRKYYSGFLGEWNKDNQTDLFVNLRCLEVENDVVTIYVGCGITKDSNPEKEYIETENKSMTMRNVLVKKVK, encoded by the coding sequence ATGCAGATTTTTGAAAAAATACAACATCTTTTATCAAGTCAAAATCCATTTGTTTGTTATGTAAAACCAAATGAAAATGTTTGGAATTTACTTATACAACAAACAGAGGAAATTGTTGCGTTTTCAGGTCAATCTGGGTTTACATTTGTTCCTTTTAATGACGGTGTTTCAATAAGTTTTCCTTTTGAAAAAAGTGAGATATTGCAAGGCAATATTGAATTTGTAGATAAAAAGAATGTTGAAGAATTTACTTCTGAAAGTAATCAAAAAGCAGCATTTGAAAATTTAGTTGCAAAAGGAGTTGCCGCAATTCAGAACCACGAATTTGATAAAGTTGTTTTATCTCGAAAAATAGTTTTAAAGGAACAGATTTCAATTGTAGCTTCTTTTGAGAATTTAATTACAACTTATCCAACAGCATTTCGCTATTTATTTTTTCATCCGAAAGTTGGTTTATGGATGGGAGCAACACCCGAACAATTGGTTAAAATCAATCAAAATCAGTTTGAAACGGTTGCTTTAGCTGGAACGCAATTGTATGCTGAAAATGTGATTTGGGAAGCAAAAGAGATTGAAGAACAACAATTTGTAACGGATTATATTGTATCTAAAGTAAAAGATAAAGTAAATCAATATACTGTTTCTGATGCTAAAACAGTTAAAGCTGGAAATTTAGTGCATTTAAAATCGTATATTTCTGGTGAAATTAAAGATGATTTTAAAGCTAATAATTTAGTGGAAGCATTGCATCCAACACCAGCGGTTTGTGGTTTACCGAAAGAAAATGCTATCGATTTTATTCTGAAGAATGAAGGTTATAATCGTAAATATTATTCGGGTTTTTTAGGTGAATGGAATAAAGACAATCAAACCGATTTATTTGTAAATTTACGCTGCTTGGAAGTTGAAAACGATGTGGTAACTATTTATGTAGGTTGCGGAATTACAAAAGATAGTAATCCTGAAAAAGAATATATAGAAACAGAAAACAAGTCCATGACAATGCGAAATGTTTTGGTAAAAAAAGTAAAATAA